One window of the Arthrobacter sp. D5-1 genome contains the following:
- a CDS encoding HAD family hydrolase, with the protein MQIRAVLFDLDNTLFDHPSSARAGVDAFLQHLGTEGSNELTRCWFQIEEVIYNRFLANELTFQEQRRERLRQFLPLAGLSVPQTSARIDELFNKYLENYEDAWMAFPDAAPALKNLRAIGMPVGIITNGNHDQQTSKVNRIGLEPLLDRVFSSEHINHAKPAQEAFLQPCRSMNVSPAATLYIGDNYRVDVEGARNAGLQALHLNREGSMREGTIQSLAELPLRLVEGSL; encoded by the coding sequence GTGCAAATTCGAGCCGTCCTGTTCGATCTAGACAACACTCTGTTCGATCATCCGTCATCCGCCCGTGCCGGTGTGGATGCTTTTCTTCAACATCTTGGAACGGAGGGTTCCAACGAACTTACACGTTGCTGGTTTCAAATCGAGGAAGTCATTTACAACCGGTTCCTCGCGAACGAACTCACATTCCAGGAACAGCGCCGTGAGCGACTCCGCCAGTTCCTCCCGTTAGCCGGGCTTTCAGTTCCCCAAACGAGCGCCCGAATCGATGAGCTATTCAACAAATACCTCGAGAACTACGAGGACGCCTGGATGGCCTTTCCAGACGCGGCGCCGGCATTGAAGAACCTCCGGGCCATCGGCATGCCGGTGGGCATCATCACCAACGGGAACCACGACCAGCAAACGTCCAAGGTCAACAGAATCGGGCTCGAACCCCTCCTCGACCGGGTATTCAGCTCCGAACACATAAACCACGCCAAACCGGCACAAGAGGCGTTCTTACAGCCCTGCAGAAGCATGAATGTGTCGCCGGCGGCGACCCTTTATATCGGAGACAACTACCGAGTCGATGTCGAAGGAGCCCGGAACGCGGGGCTACAAGCCTTACATCTCAACCGCGAAGGCTCGATGCGGGAGGGAACCATCCAAAGCCTTGCGGAATTGCCTCTTCGCCTCGTCGAAGGATCCCTTTAG
- a CDS encoding enoyl-CoA hydratase/isomerase family protein: MSQDVLFEQTGPTAIITLNRPDKLNAWTEAMRNELIDYLESLKGNDEVRTVILTGSGRAFCAGQDLAETASMNPEDHGSAEAWIDGFDRLYRAVRNLDQITIAAVNGVAAGSGFQYSLLADLRVGDSKVRMGQPEVLSGIPSITGIWAMWSILGKSKTSQFVLTGELVDAAEAQRLGLLNYLADDGGVLAYAKDLAARLSLLPPGAVRLTKNRLRSLEDDDLSDAMAEAKRVHREAYGTGEPQREMARFLAGRR, encoded by the coding sequence ATGTCCCAGGATGTCCTCTTCGAACAGACCGGCCCCACCGCCATCATCACCCTCAACCGCCCGGACAAGCTCAACGCCTGGACCGAGGCCATGCGCAACGAACTCATCGACTATCTGGAAAGCCTCAAAGGCAACGACGAGGTCCGCACAGTCATCCTCACCGGCAGCGGCCGTGCTTTCTGCGCGGGGCAGGACCTCGCCGAGACCGCATCCATGAACCCCGAGGACCACGGGTCCGCCGAGGCCTGGATCGACGGCTTCGACCGCCTCTACCGCGCCGTGCGCAACCTCGACCAGATCACCATCGCCGCGGTCAACGGCGTCGCCGCCGGCTCCGGTTTCCAGTACTCGCTCCTCGCGGACCTGCGCGTCGGCGACTCCAAAGTCCGCATGGGCCAGCCCGAAGTCCTCTCCGGCATCCCCAGCATCACCGGCATCTGGGCCATGTGGAGCATCCTCGGCAAGTCCAAGACCTCCCAATTCGTCCTCACCGGCGAGCTGGTGGATGCTGCCGAGGCTCAGCGGCTCGGCCTCCTTAACTACTTGGCGGACGACGGCGGCGTGCTGGCTTACGCGAAGGACCTCGCCGCCCGCTTGAGCCTGCTTCCTCCGGGCGCGGTCCGCTTGACCAAGAACCGCCTGCGCAGCCTGGAAGACGACGACCTCAGCGACGCGATGGCAGAAGCCAAGCGTGTTCACCGCGAGGCATACGGCACCGGCGAACCGCAGCGCGAGATGGCCCGCTTCCTCGCCGGCCGCCGCTGA
- a CDS encoding DUF1304 family protein: MNVLSQILAGSTSLALISVGILEIFFHGDQRFHRIFLIRPEDVRAVRMWAMNVGAYNITFGLGIAVGLWLVNFSSSPASGSAIIIFCCSCHVFLGFWLWVTEKRLLVSAIGQSLFPALVIVFYVLLH, from the coding sequence ATGAATGTGCTGAGCCAGATACTCGCCGGATCCACCAGCCTGGCGCTGATAAGCGTTGGCATCCTGGAGATCTTCTTCCATGGCGATCAACGGTTCCACCGGATCTTCCTCATTAGGCCGGAAGACGTGCGCGCAGTGCGGATGTGGGCGATGAATGTTGGCGCCTACAACATCACCTTCGGCCTGGGCATCGCAGTGGGCCTGTGGCTGGTGAACTTCTCAAGCAGTCCCGCCAGCGGGTCGGCGATAATCATCTTCTGCTGCTCGTGCCACGTCTTCCTTGGTTTCTGGCTCTGGGTCACAGAGAAGCGCCTTCTGGTCAGCGCCATCGGTCAGTCTCTCTTTCCCGCGCTGGTGATTGTTTTCTACGTTCTTCTTCACTAG
- a CDS encoding LysR substrate-binding domain-containing protein — protein MDLHHLKYFVVLSEELHFGRAAQRLHMAQPPLSQRIKDLEKELGVLLFHRRRTGVELSEAGALLLEHARGVLDHVAMAQESMRRIRPGASGILQVAVPPDTNPVALSTMVSTFAASAPDVLLNLHELTTVEQVERLRDGELDVAVVRHPLSSVGFESGALYSRALGVVLNASHPLAALESVRLGDLAGSPLIIFPRHMAPTLYDSFLHTCRDFGYLPAAIVHARNQHFTHGLILAGRGVHFNEEPWTPLPSGIVWRPLVGDPLAWRTSALWLKSRRSAETDAFAAAVGAGLEAGGHG, from the coding sequence ATGGACCTCCACCATCTCAAGTACTTTGTGGTGCTCTCCGAAGAGCTTCATTTCGGCCGTGCTGCGCAGCGTCTGCATATGGCCCAGCCGCCACTTTCGCAGCGGATCAAGGATCTGGAGAAGGAGCTCGGAGTGCTGCTGTTCCACCGCCGACGCACCGGTGTGGAGCTCTCCGAAGCAGGAGCCTTGCTGTTGGAGCACGCGCGTGGGGTGCTGGATCACGTGGCTATGGCGCAGGAGTCGATGCGTCGGATCCGGCCTGGCGCTTCGGGAATCCTGCAGGTGGCCGTGCCGCCTGACACGAACCCGGTTGCCCTGTCCACGATGGTTTCTACGTTTGCTGCGTCTGCGCCTGATGTTCTGTTGAACCTGCACGAGCTCACCACCGTTGAGCAGGTTGAGCGACTGCGCGACGGCGAACTGGACGTTGCCGTGGTGCGTCACCCTTTGAGCAGCGTGGGTTTCGAGTCGGGTGCTTTGTATTCGCGGGCTCTAGGTGTGGTGCTCAATGCTTCGCACCCGCTGGCCGCGCTTGAGTCTGTGCGGCTTGGCGATCTTGCCGGGAGCCCGTTGATCATCTTCCCGCGGCACATGGCGCCCACTCTGTACGACTCGTTTCTGCACACGTGCCGGGATTTTGGCTATCTTCCTGCGGCTATTGTTCATGCGCGGAATCAGCACTTCACGCACGGGCTGATCCTGGCCGGCCGCGGGGTGCACTTCAACGAGGAGCCGTGGACGCCTCTTCCTTCGGGGATAGTGTGGCGTCCTTTGGTTGGTGATCCGTTGGCATGGCGGACCTCGGCGCTGTGGCTGAAGAGTCGACGGTCAGCGGAGACGGATGCGTTCGCTGCGGCAGTTGGGGCCGGGCTGGAAGCGGGTGGGCACGGTTGA
- a CDS encoding AMP-binding protein yields the protein MKTATQDRYIELRNSHRWEIPELYNMAVDVADHHPRDKRALILESAVEGQREVSWGEIQDRSRQIASTLQKAGIKKGDRVAVLLPQRSDTPAAYLGVLRTGAILVTMSLLWAAEPIRFRLEDSGASVIIAEESAKHLFQDYEGTFIDIDSPAIKEEPTEFQDVETAADDPALIFYTSGTTGRAKGIVHAHRTLLGHNEFEYCHQIGDGDVFYGAGDWAWSLAKLMGPLRLGATHLVFRPSGGFNPAALLDSMSRHRVTSALVNPTFLRKMREEVPDAGTRFPLSLRTVCSSNEPLTPDLITWFESQYGVTLLDYYGSTESYPLLGNYPDVPVKPGSMGRPLPGWDVRLLDENEQEVPVGETGEICLRARSNPQFPLGYWNMPEASATAFGGGWYHTKDQAYTDDDGYFWFLGRTDDVIKTSGYRVGPYELEAVIRELDPVRDVSVTGVPDELRGQSIKAWIELMPGHAGGAELRETIVAHVKENFSRFAYPRFIEYVTALPKSATGKVQRAQLRELPHVVASPRPEGQQS from the coding sequence GTGAAAACAGCCACCCAAGACCGCTACATCGAACTACGGAACAGCCACCGCTGGGAGATTCCGGAGCTCTACAACATGGCCGTCGACGTCGCCGACCACCACCCAAGGGACAAGCGGGCACTCATCCTGGAGTCCGCCGTCGAAGGTCAACGAGAGGTGAGCTGGGGCGAAATCCAGGACCGTTCCCGCCAGATCGCGAGCACGCTGCAAAAGGCCGGCATCAAGAAAGGTGACCGCGTCGCCGTCTTGTTGCCCCAGCGCTCCGACACCCCGGCCGCGTACCTCGGTGTGCTGCGGACCGGTGCCATCCTGGTCACCATGTCCCTGCTCTGGGCCGCGGAGCCCATCCGCTTCCGGCTGGAAGACAGCGGCGCGTCGGTGATCATCGCCGAGGAGTCAGCGAAACACCTGTTCCAGGACTACGAGGGCACCTTCATCGACATCGACAGCCCGGCCATCAAAGAGGAACCCACAGAGTTCCAGGACGTCGAAACCGCAGCCGACGACCCCGCACTCATCTTCTACACCTCGGGAACTACCGGCCGCGCGAAGGGAATCGTGCACGCACACCGGACCCTGTTGGGCCACAACGAGTTCGAATACTGCCACCAGATCGGCGACGGCGACGTGTTTTACGGCGCGGGGGACTGGGCGTGGTCGCTCGCCAAGCTCATGGGCCCGCTGCGACTCGGTGCCACGCATTTGGTCTTCCGGCCCAGCGGCGGCTTCAACCCCGCAGCCCTCCTGGACAGCATGAGCCGCCACCGCGTCACCAGTGCCCTCGTCAATCCGACGTTCCTGCGCAAGATGCGCGAAGAGGTGCCCGACGCCGGTACTCGTTTCCCGCTGTCCCTGCGGACGGTTTGCTCGTCCAACGAGCCGCTGACGCCGGACCTGATCACCTGGTTCGAGTCGCAGTACGGGGTGACGCTGCTGGACTATTACGGTTCCACCGAGTCCTACCCGCTGCTGGGCAACTACCCCGATGTGCCAGTGAAGCCGGGGTCCATGGGCCGTCCACTTCCTGGATGGGACGTCCGGTTGCTGGACGAAAACGAGCAGGAAGTCCCGGTCGGCGAGACCGGCGAGATCTGCCTCCGTGCGCGCTCCAACCCGCAATTTCCCTTGGGATACTGGAACATGCCGGAGGCGTCCGCCACTGCATTCGGGGGCGGTTGGTACCACACCAAGGACCAGGCCTACACGGACGATGACGGCTATTTCTGGTTCCTGGGGAGGACCGACGACGTCATCAAAACGTCCGGATACCGCGTTGGACCCTATGAGCTGGAGGCAGTCATTCGCGAGCTCGATCCCGTCAGGGACGTGTCTGTGACAGGTGTGCCTGACGAGCTACGCGGCCAGTCCATCAAGGCATGGATCGAACTAATGCCCGGTCACGCTGGGGGAGCGGAACTGAGAGAAACCATCGTGGCGCATGTGAAGGAGAACTTCTCCCGCTTCGCCTACCCACGATTCATTGAATACGTCACCGCGCTCCCGAAGTCTGCCACCGGCAAAGTCCAGCGCGCCCAGCTCCGCGAACTCCCACACGTTGTAGCCTCTCCCCGCCCCGAAGGACAACAATCATGA
- a CDS encoding ThuA domain-containing protein, which produces MSDSKLKIVVWNEAVHEARNEPATIGEMYPEGIHGAIAAGLRGFYPDSEISTATLADPEHGLSEEVLEQTDVLLWWGHIAHGEVANEVVERVQRHVLGGMGLVVLHSGHFAKIFTRLLGTTCSLKWRNEGERELVWTVKPSHPIAAGIESPIVIPQQEMYGELFDIPEPDDLIFISSFEGGEVFRSGVTFSRGKGRIFYFSPGDQEYPVYHQPQIQKVIANGVGWVAQPGVFRETPEVSNPARGWFEEA; this is translated from the coding sequence ATGTCTGATTCGAAATTGAAGATTGTCGTCTGGAACGAGGCCGTCCACGAGGCCCGCAACGAGCCCGCCACGATCGGCGAGATGTACCCCGAAGGGATCCATGGCGCCATCGCCGCCGGGCTCCGCGGCTTCTACCCGGACTCCGAAATCTCGACGGCGACACTCGCCGATCCCGAGCACGGACTTTCTGAAGAGGTGCTGGAGCAGACCGACGTGCTGCTGTGGTGGGGGCACATTGCGCATGGGGAGGTTGCTAATGAGGTAGTGGAGCGCGTGCAGCGCCACGTGCTCGGCGGCATGGGCTTGGTGGTGCTGCACTCGGGGCATTTCGCTAAGATCTTTACCCGGTTGCTGGGGACCACCTGCTCGCTGAAGTGGCGCAACGAGGGCGAACGTGAGCTCGTGTGGACGGTCAAGCCGTCTCACCCCATCGCGGCAGGTATCGAGAGCCCGATCGTGATTCCGCAGCAGGAAATGTACGGCGAACTGTTCGACATCCCAGAGCCCGATGACCTCATCTTCATCAGCTCCTTTGAAGGTGGCGAGGTGTTCCGCTCCGGCGTGACCTTCTCCCGTGGCAAGGGCCGGATCTTCTACTTCAGCCCCGGCGACCAGGAATACCCGGTGTACCACCAGCCGCAGATCCAGAAGGTGATCGCCAACGGTGTCGGCTGGGTTGCGCAGCCTGGCGTGTTCCGGGAGACGCCGGAGGTCTCCAATCCAGCGCGGGGGTGGTTCGAGGAAGCGTAG
- a CDS encoding carbohydrate ABC transporter permease, with product MSTLTAERPTAELATRPKAPKRRLRGESKLHPLVWVFVVAVMAFSLIPFYWLVNTSLKKGASLSQGELFPSQPTLENYLVVFHNPEFLLALRNSVIIAVVTTTVALVFASFAAYALARLKMRRKAMILTLILSVTTFPAIAIAAPMFSIWREIGLYDTLLGLIIPKLTFALPLAIYTLTSFFKEIPRELEESAYMDGATPFVAFRKVILPLAVPGLATTAILVFISVWNEFLLAVTLTTSPEARPVPVAIAFFSGTSEFDQPLGTISAASVIITVPLVILVLVCQKRIVSGMTAGAVKG from the coding sequence ATGAGCACGCTGACTGCAGAACGCCCGACGGCGGAACTCGCCACGCGCCCCAAGGCGCCAAAGCGTCGGTTGCGTGGGGAATCGAAACTGCATCCCCTGGTCTGGGTGTTCGTGGTGGCTGTCATGGCTTTCTCGCTCATCCCGTTCTACTGGCTGGTCAACACCTCGCTCAAGAAGGGCGCGAGCCTGTCCCAAGGCGAGCTCTTCCCGAGCCAACCGACCCTCGAGAACTATCTGGTGGTCTTCCATAACCCCGAGTTCCTCCTGGCTTTGCGCAATTCGGTGATTATCGCCGTCGTGACTACAACCGTGGCGCTGGTGTTCGCGTCCTTCGCCGCGTATGCGCTGGCCCGGCTGAAGATGCGCCGCAAGGCGATGATCCTGACGCTGATCCTCTCGGTCACCACGTTCCCGGCCATCGCCATCGCGGCCCCAATGTTCTCCATCTGGCGCGAGATCGGGTTGTATGACACTCTGCTGGGCCTCATCATTCCGAAGCTGACGTTCGCGTTGCCGCTGGCGATCTACACGCTGACGTCCTTCTTCAAGGAGATCCCGCGTGAGCTGGAGGAATCCGCGTACATGGATGGCGCCACGCCGTTTGTGGCCTTCCGGAAGGTGATCCTGCCGCTCGCGGTCCCCGGCCTGGCGACGACGGCGATCCTGGTATTCATCTCGGTCTGGAATGAATTCCTCCTGGCCGTCACGCTGACCACCTCGCCCGAAGCCCGGCCGGTACCTGTCGCGATTGCGTTCTTCAGCGGCACCAGCGAGTTCGACCAACCCCTCGGCACCATCAGCGCCGCCTCGGTGATCATCACCGTCCCACTCGTGATCCTGGTGCTCGTGTGCCAGAAGCGCATCGTTTCCGGCATGACGGCCGGAGCGGTCAAGGGCTAG
- a CDS encoding MFS transporter, whose amino-acid sequence MNTMTQKVADTESSPRRSLKRVAAAAAVGNFVEWFDSAAYAVMSVTIAKLFFPDYSTTASLLAVWAIFAGGFIARPLGAAFFGRYGDRIGRNKMLGLCVLIMSAATFCIGILPTFAVIGVWAPILLFLFRAVQGFTTGGEYTGSSAFIVEYAPEGKRATYASIIPATVGLASVAGALLGAAITATLSTEDLQAWGWRIPFLLAAPLGLIGLYIRSKVDDTPVFRGLEKTGEVAKRPLGDAIRMCSRQIFTLFGYSITNAIAYYLMSSYMIAYMTSSLGYSSAESMITSVITMLVYTAVCPLAARGSDRFGRKKMLLVACVGFVVMTIPAFSIMPLGLGFAILGTSVLGALVAVIGTSNVPALVEMFPSSVRASGSAIGYTLAYVLFGGTAPFVATGLVAGFGTPLAPAFYLMGMALASGVVVVLFFRETKDLSLTRTTVL is encoded by the coding sequence ATGAATACGATGACCCAGAAAGTCGCTGACACCGAGTCCTCCCCCCGGCGCAGCCTGAAGCGCGTCGCCGCAGCGGCCGCCGTCGGAAATTTCGTCGAATGGTTCGACTCCGCGGCCTATGCGGTCATGTCCGTCACCATCGCGAAGCTCTTCTTCCCTGATTACTCCACGACGGCGTCACTTCTGGCCGTGTGGGCGATCTTCGCCGGCGGCTTCATCGCCAGGCCGCTGGGGGCGGCTTTCTTTGGACGCTACGGCGACCGGATTGGCCGTAACAAGATGCTCGGCCTGTGTGTGCTGATCATGAGTGCGGCGACGTTCTGCATCGGTATCCTGCCGACGTTCGCGGTGATCGGCGTGTGGGCTCCGATCCTGCTGTTCCTGTTCCGTGCGGTGCAGGGCTTCACAACGGGCGGCGAATACACGGGTTCCTCGGCCTTCATTGTTGAGTACGCCCCGGAAGGAAAGCGGGCAACGTACGCCAGCATCATCCCGGCCACCGTTGGGCTGGCCTCGGTTGCCGGCGCGTTGCTGGGTGCCGCCATTACTGCCACCTTGAGCACGGAAGACCTTCAAGCCTGGGGCTGGCGGATTCCGTTCCTGCTCGCGGCACCTCTTGGTTTGATTGGCCTGTATATCCGGTCCAAGGTGGACGACACTCCCGTGTTCCGCGGTTTGGAAAAGACTGGCGAAGTGGCAAAGCGGCCCCTGGGTGATGCCATCCGAATGTGCTCCCGCCAGATCTTCACGCTCTTCGGATACAGCATCACCAACGCCATCGCTTACTACCTGATGAGCAGCTACATGATCGCGTACATGACCTCAAGCCTTGGCTACTCCTCTGCCGAATCGATGATCACCAGCGTGATCACCATGCTGGTGTACACGGCAGTTTGTCCTCTGGCTGCGCGTGGGAGCGACCGCTTTGGTCGTAAGAAGATGCTGCTGGTGGCGTGCGTTGGCTTCGTGGTGATGACCATCCCCGCGTTCTCCATCATGCCGCTGGGTCTCGGCTTCGCGATCCTTGGAACGAGCGTCCTGGGTGCGTTGGTAGCCGTGATCGGAACCTCCAACGTTCCGGCGCTGGTGGAGATGTTCCCTTCCTCGGTCCGGGCCTCCGGCTCAGCTATTGGCTACACCCTGGCCTACGTGCTGTTCGGTGGAACTGCGCCCTTCGTGGCCACCGGCCTGGTGGCCGGCTTCGGAACCCCGCTGGCTCCGGCCTTCTACCTGATGGGCATGGCACTGGCATCCGGCGTGGTGGTGGTCTTGTTCTTCCGCGAGACGAAGGACCTGTCGCTGACTCGGACCACGGTTCTGTAG
- a CDS encoding Gfo/Idh/MocA family oxidoreductase, with the protein MSIQQQAPSATLKVGVVGIGWAGQQHLKAYSNIDGVEIVAVAGMEADLLAQLKEEYSIPHAFARWEDMIELEGLDAVSVAVPTFLHAPIAIASLERGLHVLSEKPLARNAVEGQQMVDAARKAGRVLDVAFNHRRRGDIQALKEVIDAGTLGRPYYAKASWLRRQGIPMLGSWFTNPELAGGGPLADIGVHVLDYSLHLLGEPKVLAVSASTHSELGPRGLGGNARYTASNSSHKFEVEDFASAFIRLEGGGTLILEAGWATYRDERDLMDFTVYGTDGGADLRSVGASENPVADVHVFTEKDGENADFEVVAEPGRAHQAVVDDFIAAVRGGETVWGSHDGSLALSRALVLDACYKSALEQREVVL; encoded by the coding sequence GTGAGCATTCAGCAGCAGGCCCCGTCCGCAACCCTCAAAGTAGGAGTTGTGGGCATCGGTTGGGCCGGCCAGCAGCACCTCAAGGCGTACAGCAACATCGACGGCGTCGAAATTGTCGCCGTCGCGGGCATGGAAGCCGACCTCCTTGCCCAGCTGAAGGAGGAGTACAGCATTCCCCACGCGTTCGCCCGGTGGGAGGACATGATCGAGCTCGAAGGCCTCGACGCCGTCAGCGTCGCCGTGCCGACGTTCCTGCACGCACCGATCGCCATTGCGTCGCTCGAGCGCGGACTGCATGTGCTGAGCGAAAAGCCGTTGGCGCGTAACGCCGTCGAAGGTCAACAGATGGTGGACGCCGCCCGCAAGGCCGGCCGCGTGCTGGACGTCGCGTTCAACCACCGCCGCCGCGGCGACATCCAGGCGCTCAAGGAAGTGATCGACGCCGGGACGCTGGGTCGCCCGTACTACGCCAAGGCATCCTGGCTGCGCAGGCAGGGCATTCCGATGCTGGGCAGCTGGTTCACCAACCCGGAACTCGCCGGCGGCGGACCGCTTGCTGACATCGGCGTGCACGTCCTGGACTACTCGCTGCACCTCCTCGGCGAGCCCAAGGTGCTGGCCGTTTCCGCGTCGACCCACTCCGAACTTGGCCCGCGCGGCCTCGGCGGCAACGCCCGCTACACAGCTTCGAACTCGAGTCATAAGTTTGAAGTGGAAGACTTCGCTTCGGCGTTCATCCGGCTGGAAGGGGGCGGTACTTTGATCTTGGAAGCGGGCTGGGCCACCTACCGCGACGAGCGGGACCTGATGGACTTCACCGTTTACGGGACCGACGGCGGCGCGGACTTGCGCTCGGTCGGCGCCTCCGAGAACCCGGTGGCGGACGTTCATGTCTTCACCGAGAAGGACGGCGAAAACGCCGACTTCGAGGTGGTGGCCGAGCCCGGACGGGCCCACCAGGCCGTCGTCGACGACTTCATCGCCGCTGTGCGCGGCGGCGAGACTGTGTGGGGAAGCCATGACGGGTCCCTTGCCTTGAGCCGCGCCCTGGTGCTCGACGCTTGCTACAAATCCGCCCTTGAACAACGTGAAGTGGTGCTCTGA
- a CDS encoding sugar ABC transporter permease has product MVTKTISPSRGPAKTSGRDRAERKLAFRMTAPSLVIMALVAAVPIGYAIWLSLNQYSVRTAGLSRFVGLENYINALASQEWWAAFGQTFLFAGLSVSLELVLGTAMALLLNLAFKGRAVLRTVVLLPYAIITVVSAITWQTMFQPNMGLVTNVLSTLGLPGGDVVWLGEHGYAMAVIVMADVWKTTPFAALIILAGLQVISAETYEAAELDGASKWQTFVNITLPLLRPAIVLAAIFRTMDALRVFDLPFVLTRGANGTESMSMLAYTQLRENRLVGEGSALSILTFLTVMVVSVIYVRFAGGNIRDVAKEEQ; this is encoded by the coding sequence ATGGTCACCAAAACGATCTCGCCAAGCCGCGGCCCAGCGAAGACAAGCGGCCGCGACCGCGCCGAGCGCAAGCTCGCGTTCCGCATGACCGCGCCGTCGCTGGTCATCATGGCGCTGGTTGCGGCGGTCCCCATCGGCTACGCAATCTGGCTCTCGCTGAACCAGTACAGCGTCCGCACCGCAGGCCTGTCCCGCTTCGTGGGCCTGGAAAACTACATCAACGCCCTGGCAAGCCAAGAGTGGTGGGCTGCGTTCGGCCAAACCTTCCTCTTCGCAGGCCTCTCGGTCAGCCTGGAACTCGTCCTCGGTACGGCCATGGCGCTCCTGCTCAACCTCGCGTTCAAGGGCCGCGCCGTCCTGCGCACCGTGGTTCTGCTGCCGTACGCGATCATCACCGTGGTCAGCGCCATCACCTGGCAAACGATGTTCCAGCCCAACATGGGCCTGGTCACCAACGTCCTTTCCACGCTGGGGCTGCCGGGCGGCGACGTCGTGTGGCTCGGTGAACACGGCTACGCGATGGCCGTGATCGTCATGGCCGACGTCTGGAAGACCACCCCGTTCGCGGCGCTCATCATCCTGGCCGGCCTGCAGGTCATCTCCGCCGAAACGTACGAGGCCGCGGAACTCGACGGCGCCAGCAAATGGCAGACCTTCGTCAACATCACCCTGCCGCTCCTGCGCCCGGCAATCGTCCTCGCCGCGATCTTCCGCACCATGGATGCCCTCCGCGTCTTCGACCTGCCGTTCGTCCTCACCCGCGGCGCCAACGGTACCGAATCCATGTCCATGCTCGCCTACACCCAGTTGCGCGAAAACCGGCTGGTGGGCGAAGGCTCGGCGCTTTCCATCCTGACCTTCCTCACCGTCATGGTGGTCTCGGTCATCTACGTCCGCTTCGCCGGCGGCAACATCCGCGACGTCGCGAAGGAGGAACAATGA